AACATGCCAATCCAAGCAGTTATAACGATGGCATCATTCTGTGGAGCATATACACCTATCATGTCTTCTTCAGAGAACTCGATCTTTGTGCACCCAAGCTCCCGAATTTCTGCTCCATTTCCACTGAAAAAATTGATATGATTTTGCAAGTACCATTCTTTTAACTGCCTGAGCTTTCTCCTGCTCTCATCTTTCGATGCCCGCCTGGTCATTGAATGTATCCTGGCGTGACTGACATTAATCACATGAGAGTTAATCACATGTGTTGTGCCAAACTGTCCAGGGCCTTTTCCAAAATCCTTCACGCACTCTTGTAGCTTTCCAGCGTCTATCATCGATGGACCTCGATCTGTAAAGCGCGGCAATTCTCAGTCCTGTGACCATGGTCTTTATGGAACTTGCAAtatttgctcttatcatgtatatcACGTGTCTCTGCTAGCAAGGGACGATGGGGGCTCAAATCCTTGCTGATTTTCTCATACAACTCTGTAAGCTGTATGTTCAATGGTGTCAGCTTCATATCATGAGATTTCTGGAATCCAGTTTCCATTCGTTCACCTTGGTTCTTCCCTAGCTCTTCACCTCGATCATTGTGTTGGCCGCTCGAACAGTTCTTCGACTTGTCTTTCCTCCCATCATTTGGATGATTGGATGATCTTTTAACATGTCCCGTCTCTCGAGCTTTGGAATCATCCTCCACCCGAGCATATTCTTCCACTCGATCATACAGTCCCTCCAGAGTCTTCGGTGGTCTCTTGACCAAGGAACCGTACACACCTCTTTGATCGTACCGGTATGCCTGCTTGTAAGATTCGATGAGGATTTGATCGTTGGCACCATATACATCTGCTAACTCTTGCTTGAAGCGTCGAGTAAACTGCCTGAGGCTTTCCTCCTTCCGAATTCCTAGAAGGAAAAAATCGTGGCATCCCTTCCGATCGCGTCTGTTGTACTTGTAGTGGGAGCAGTATTCTTCAACTAATTCATGGTAAGTACCGATCGACTGTGCAGGGAGTTTATTGAACCACTTTATTGTTCCTCCATCCAGTGATTGTGGAAACATTTTGCACATCAACTCATCACTGTGCTGCCATAGAGTCATGGCAGTTTCATAGTGTAAAACATGTTGATCTGGATCATCTATTTTCTCATCGAATTCTGGCAGCTTTGGAACTAGAAAATTCATTGGCGGCCGGAATTCTCTGATATTCAGCTTGAAAGGGGCTCCTGCAGACCGATGCAACCGGTCTATCTTTTCTTCTCTTGACTTCTTTTTCGACATTACTTTCTCGATCATCTTGTAAAGGCGAGCTTCTGTTATTGCGCTCACGTCGCCATCTGAGGAACTATCTTCCTGCTCATAATCTCGATCTTCTGGAATATGAGCTTTAgatctcattcttcttcttttgggtCCAGTAGGATCTCTTCTAG
This genomic interval from Papaver somniferum cultivar HN1 unplaced genomic scaffold, ASM357369v1 unplaced-scaffold_154, whole genome shotgun sequence contains the following:
- the LOC113336790 gene encoding uncharacterized protein LOC113336790 encodes the protein MRSKAHIPEDRDYEQEDSSSDGDVSAITEARLYKMIEKVMSKKKSREEKIDRLHRSAGAPFKLNIREFRPPMNFLVPKLPEFDEKIDDPDQHVLHYETAMTLWQHSDELMCKMFPQSLDGGTIKWFNKLPAQSIGTYHELVEEYCSHYKYNRRDRKGCHDFFLLGIRKEESLRQFTRRFKQELADVYGANDQILIESYKQAYRYDQRGVYGSLVKRPPKTLEGLYDRVEEYARVEDDSKARETGHVKRSSNHPNDGRKDKSKNCSSGQHNDRGEELGKNQGERMETGFQKSHDMKLTPLNIQLTELYEKISKDLSPHRPLLAETRDIHDKSKYCKFHKDHGHRTENCRALQIEVHR